In Clostridia bacterium, the following proteins share a genomic window:
- a CDS encoding helix-turn-helix transcriptional regulator: protein MGTGFNYFQEIIPPAIYDRTKTTICRHLAVFEPEGYALGQVLRVDDYHFILFFATPPVTVINGVEYRPKKGDMLVVQPWQGVYGVPESSYKDEGKYMHITVKKGFFRKIAAESAGAGEFSFARVHGAYSRRLLDLIGEFQQELVNYGEAYPQMIRSLCTQIVFQLIRDLQAGETKGRKNSGRENQYIQQAIRFMEEHYQTCVTIRDICDLIYLSPYHFKRIFKEHTGRTPHRYLTEIRIEKAKELLATNEGTIEDIAGLCGFVNAGHFAVVFKRETHLSPSEYRKKYGKK from the coding sequence ATGGGAACAGGATTCAACTATTTCCAGGAAATCATACCCCCGGCCATCTATGACCGGACGAAAACCACCATTTGCCGGCACCTGGCTGTTTTTGAACCGGAAGGGTACGCTTTGGGACAAGTGCTGCGGGTCGATGATTACCATTTCATCCTGTTTTTTGCCACCCCCCCGGTGACCGTGATCAACGGGGTGGAATACCGGCCCAAGAAGGGCGATATGCTGGTGGTGCAACCCTGGCAAGGGGTTTACGGGGTTCCGGAAAGCAGTTATAAAGATGAGGGAAAATACATGCATATTACCGTCAAGAAAGGGTTTTTCCGGAAAATCGCCGCCGAAAGCGCCGGGGCCGGGGAGTTTTCCTTTGCCCGCGTTCACGGCGCATACAGCCGGCGCCTGCTGGACTTGATCGGGGAATTCCAGCAGGAACTGGTCAATTACGGGGAAGCCTACCCGCAAATGATCCGCAGCCTCTGTACCCAAATTGTCTTTCAATTGATCCGGGACCTGCAAGCCGGGGAGACGAAGGGCCGGAAAAACAGCGGACGGGAAAACCAGTACATCCAACAGGCCATCCGCTTCATGGAAGAACACTACCAGACCTGCGTCACCATCCGGGATATTTGTGACCTGATCTATCTCAGCCCCTACCATTTCAAGCGGATCTTCAAGGAACACACCGGACGGACTCCCCACCGCTATTTAACGGAAATCCGCATCGAAAAAGCCAAAGAACTGCTGGCAACTAACGAGGGCACCATTGAGGATATTGCCGGGCTCTGCGGTTTTGTCAATGCGGGACATTTTGCGGTGGTGTTTAAGCGGGAAACCCATCTCTCCCCCTCCGAGTACCGGAAAAAATACGGGAAAAAATAA